The Vidua macroura isolate BioBank_ID:100142 chromosome 27, ASM2450914v1, whole genome shotgun sequence genome includes a window with the following:
- the ACBD4 gene encoding acyl-CoA-binding domain-containing protein 4 isoform X1, whose protein sequence is MEEPGCGAQFRAAVQVIQGLPRSGAYRPSYEEMLRFYSYYKQATAGRCQGPRPGFWDPIGRYKWDAWHSLGRMSKEEAMAAYVAEMKKVAQKVIDTVPMDESTEEMFRYFEPLYEVIHDMPRPPESFFKRKGESQGQRDGPSQDVPASSPAPESPRDTVPGEQQHGQHVPGAGPAPAPEVLEGTQVTSDSEGDTFCDTLEQMEPEKAGQVRGLTPKGVQAGAEPPEPRSGQGERGEGRRAEGSSSTDLPALGSERGVRPAGGDPGSTPELAPGLAAELEAHVASTVRALQEELRRVRERLSRLETLGAAQGEAAGTDPGPALAPQAMSLWRLTVSLRTLLFLATWPFVTQWLLRHWQGRKR, encoded by the exons ATGGAGGAGCCGGGCTGCGGGGCGCAGTTCCGCGCCGCCGTGCAGGTGATCCAGGGGCTGCCGCGGAGCG GTGCGTACCGGCCCTCCTACGAGGAGATGCTGCGCTTCTACAGCTACTACAAGCAGGCGACGGCGGGGCGCTGCCAGGGCCCGCGGCCCGGCTTCTGGGACCCCATCGGCCGGTACAAGTG GGAcgcctggcacagcctgggcaggaTGTCCAAGGAGGAGGCGATGGCCGCGTACGTGGCGGAGATGAAGAAGGTGGCCCAGAAG GTCATTGACACCGTGCCCATGGACGAGAGCACGGAGGAGATGTTCCGCTACTTCGAGCCGCTCTACGAGGTGATCCACGACATGCCCCGGCCCCCCGAGTCCTTCTTCAAGAGGAAAGGGG agagcCAGGGGCAGCGGGATGGCCCCAGCCAGGACGTCCCAGCGAGCAGCCCGGCCCCGGAGAGCCCCAGAGACACCGTGCCTGGCGAGCAGCAGCACGGGCAGCACGTGCCAG GGGCTGGGCCGGCTCCTGCCCCTGAGGTGCTCGAGGGGACCCAGGTGACGAGTGACTCTGAGGGGGACACGTTCTGTGACACCCTGGAGCAGATGGAGCCTGAGAAG GCCGGGCAGGTGCGGGGGCTCACCCCAAAGGGGgtccaggctggggctgagcccccagagccccgCAGTGGGCAAGGCGAGCGGGGCGAAGGCAGAAGAGCcgaggggagcagcagcacagacctcccagccctgggctccgAGAGAG GTGTCCGGCCGGCCGGGGGGGACCCCGGGAGCACCCCCGAGCTGGCCCCGGGGCTGGCGGCGGAGCTGGAGGCCCACGTGGCCAGCACGGTGCGGgcgctgcaggaggagctgcggCGAGTGCGGGAGCGGCTGAGCCGGCTGGAGACGCTCGGCGCTGCCCAG GGGGAGGCAGCTGGGACAGACCCCGGCCCAGCACTTGCTCCACAG GCGATGTCCCTGTGGCGCCTGACCGTGTCCCTGCGCACGCTGCTCTTCCTGGCCACCTGGCCCTTCGTCACCCAGTGGCTGCTGCGCCActggcagggcaggaagaggTGA
- the ACBD4 gene encoding acyl-CoA-binding domain-containing protein 4 isoform X2: MLRFYSYYKQATAGRCQGPRPGFWDPIGRYKWDAWHSLGRMSKEEAMAAYVAEMKKVAQKVIDTVPMDESTEEMFRYFEPLYEVIHDMPRPPESFFKRKGESQGQRDGPSQDVPASSPAPESPRDTVPGEQQHGQHVPGAGPAPAPEVLEGTQVTSDSEGDTFCDTLEQMEPEKAGQVRGLTPKGVQAGAEPPEPRSGQGERGEGRRAEGSSSTDLPALGSERGVRPAGGDPGSTPELAPGLAAELEAHVASTVRALQEELRRVRERLSRLETLGAAQGEAAGTDPGPALAPQAMSLWRLTVSLRTLLFLATWPFVTQWLLRHWQGRKR; this comes from the exons ATGCTGCGCTTCTACAGCTACTACAAGCAGGCGACGGCGGGGCGCTGCCAGGGCCCGCGGCCCGGCTTCTGGGACCCCATCGGCCGGTACAAGTG GGAcgcctggcacagcctgggcaggaTGTCCAAGGAGGAGGCGATGGCCGCGTACGTGGCGGAGATGAAGAAGGTGGCCCAGAAG GTCATTGACACCGTGCCCATGGACGAGAGCACGGAGGAGATGTTCCGCTACTTCGAGCCGCTCTACGAGGTGATCCACGACATGCCCCGGCCCCCCGAGTCCTTCTTCAAGAGGAAAGGGG agagcCAGGGGCAGCGGGATGGCCCCAGCCAGGACGTCCCAGCGAGCAGCCCGGCCCCGGAGAGCCCCAGAGACACCGTGCCTGGCGAGCAGCAGCACGGGCAGCACGTGCCAG GGGCTGGGCCGGCTCCTGCCCCTGAGGTGCTCGAGGGGACCCAGGTGACGAGTGACTCTGAGGGGGACACGTTCTGTGACACCCTGGAGCAGATGGAGCCTGAGAAG GCCGGGCAGGTGCGGGGGCTCACCCCAAAGGGGgtccaggctggggctgagcccccagagccccgCAGTGGGCAAGGCGAGCGGGGCGAAGGCAGAAGAGCcgaggggagcagcagcacagacctcccagccctgggctccgAGAGAG GTGTCCGGCCGGCCGGGGGGGACCCCGGGAGCACCCCCGAGCTGGCCCCGGGGCTGGCGGCGGAGCTGGAGGCCCACGTGGCCAGCACGGTGCGGgcgctgcaggaggagctgcggCGAGTGCGGGAGCGGCTGAGCCGGCTGGAGACGCTCGGCGCTGCCCAG GGGGAGGCAGCTGGGACAGACCCCGGCCCAGCACTTGCTCCACAG GCGATGTCCCTGTGGCGCCTGACCGTGTCCCTGCGCACGCTGCTCTTCCTGGCCACCTGGCCCTTCGTCACCCAGTGGCTGCTGCGCCActggcagggcaggaagaggTGA
- the ACBD4 gene encoding acyl-CoA-binding domain-containing protein 4 isoform X3, giving the protein MSKEEAMAAYVAEMKKVAQKVIDTVPMDESTEEMFRYFEPLYEVIHDMPRPPESFFKRKGESQGQRDGPSQDVPASSPAPESPRDTVPGEQQHGQHVPGAGPAPAPEVLEGTQVTSDSEGDTFCDTLEQMEPEKAGQVRGLTPKGVQAGAEPPEPRSGQGERGEGRRAEGSSSTDLPALGSERGVRPAGGDPGSTPELAPGLAAELEAHVASTVRALQEELRRVRERLSRLETLGAAQGEAAGTDPGPALAPQAMSLWRLTVSLRTLLFLATWPFVTQWLLRHWQGRKR; this is encoded by the exons aTGTCCAAGGAGGAGGCGATGGCCGCGTACGTGGCGGAGATGAAGAAGGTGGCCCAGAAG GTCATTGACACCGTGCCCATGGACGAGAGCACGGAGGAGATGTTCCGCTACTTCGAGCCGCTCTACGAGGTGATCCACGACATGCCCCGGCCCCCCGAGTCCTTCTTCAAGAGGAAAGGGG agagcCAGGGGCAGCGGGATGGCCCCAGCCAGGACGTCCCAGCGAGCAGCCCGGCCCCGGAGAGCCCCAGAGACACCGTGCCTGGCGAGCAGCAGCACGGGCAGCACGTGCCAG GGGCTGGGCCGGCTCCTGCCCCTGAGGTGCTCGAGGGGACCCAGGTGACGAGTGACTCTGAGGGGGACACGTTCTGTGACACCCTGGAGCAGATGGAGCCTGAGAAG GCCGGGCAGGTGCGGGGGCTCACCCCAAAGGGGgtccaggctggggctgagcccccagagccccgCAGTGGGCAAGGCGAGCGGGGCGAAGGCAGAAGAGCcgaggggagcagcagcacagacctcccagccctgggctccgAGAGAG GTGTCCGGCCGGCCGGGGGGGACCCCGGGAGCACCCCCGAGCTGGCCCCGGGGCTGGCGGCGGAGCTGGAGGCCCACGTGGCCAGCACGGTGCGGgcgctgcaggaggagctgcggCGAGTGCGGGAGCGGCTGAGCCGGCTGGAGACGCTCGGCGCTGCCCAG GGGGAGGCAGCTGGGACAGACCCCGGCCCAGCACTTGCTCCACAG GCGATGTCCCTGTGGCGCCTGACCGTGTCCCTGCGCACGCTGCTCTTCCTGGCCACCTGGCCCTTCGTCACCCAGTGGCTGCTGCGCCActggcagggcaggaagaggTGA
- the HEXIM1 gene encoding protein HEXIM1 yields the protein MADAVPAEPGPEPQCEPELRSEPEARPEPQSEPEPQPERGEAPTEDGDAGRLPPPGAEAAAGGAEGRPPAGGAGRPGLGPRYRAVGRTEEWPVKKKHRRRPSKKKRRWKPYSKLSWEEKQQFDERQSLRASRLRAEMFAKGQPVAPYNTTQFLMEDHDQEEPDLKTGLYPRRAAAKSDDTSEEDFLDDAADEDGGSDGMGGDGSEFLQRDFSETYERYHVESLQNMSKQELVKEYLELEKCLSRMEEENNRLRMESKKAGGEAADPARVQALEREVDRLRAENLRLLREQELPRQEKGPCKPGE from the coding sequence ATGGCCGACGCGGTGCCCGCTGAACCGGGGCCGGAGCCCCAGTGCGAACCGGAGCTTCGCTCCGAGCCCGAGGCGCGGCCGGAGCCGCAGTCCGAGCCCGAGCCGCAGCCCGAGCGCGGAGAGGCGCCGACGGAGGACGGCGATGCCGGGCGGCTGCCGCCCCCCggggcggaggcggcggcgggcggcgccgAGGGGCGGCCGCCGGCGGGTGGAGCGGGGCGTCCCGGCCTGGGCCCGCGGTACCGGGCCGTGGGACGCACCGAGGAGTGGCCGGTGAAGAAGAAGCACCGTCGGCGGCCGTCGAAGAAGAAGCGGCGCTGGAAGCCGTACTCgaagctgagctgggaggagaagcagcagttcGACGAGCGGCAGAGCCTCCGCGCCTCCCGGCTGCGAGCGGAGATGTTCGCCAAGGGGCAGCCGGTGGCTCCCTACAACACCACGCAGTTTCTCATGGAGGACCATGACCAGGAGGAGCCCGACCTGAAAACCGGGCTGTACCCGCGGCGAGCGGCCGCCAAGTCGGACGACACGAGCGAGGAGGATTTCCTGGACGACGCGGCGGACGAGGACGGGGGCAGCGACGGGATGGGGGGGGACGGCAGCGAGTTTCTGCAGAGGGACTTCTCGGAGACGTACGAGCGGTACCATGTGGAGAGCCTGCAGAACATGAGCAagcaggagctggtgaaggAGTACCTGGAGCTGGAGAAGTGCCTGTCGCGCATGGAGGAGGAGAACAACCGGCTGAGGATGGAGAGCAAAAAAGCCGGGGGGGAGGCGGCGGACCCGGCGCGGGTGCAGGCGCTGGAGCGGGAGGTGGACAGGCTGCGAGCCGAGAACCTGCGGCTGCTgcgggagcaggagctgccccggCAGGAAAAGGGCCCCTGCAAGCCGGGGGAGTGA
- the LOC128819873 gene encoding myosin light chain kinase, smooth muscle-like, with the protein MSQAGGAEEAFEHRDVVINSQDKVSDVYTQLEKLGEGKFGTVYRLQEKATGKIRAGKYFRTRTAKEKQAARAEVELMNLLHHPRLVQCLDAFQGPAELVMVMEYVAGGELFERIVDDDFEHTEPSSAQYVQQILEGLQFMHGQAIVHLDLKPENIVCVSPGSHWIKIIDFGLARKLAADTPVKVLHGTPEFMAPEVVAFEPVSFSTDMWSVGVICYILLSGESPFQGDTDMETLSNVTAAQWDFEEETFSEISQQAKDFISQLLQKDPCRRLPSAGALLHPWLQHPQPSSPRVLSKERIRQFLARRKWQKTGKALLALKRLTLLSQSVEGKASEAQDEEGLGCSLEKEQPPRALPQRGANPLELLTDREEEDGGSFAASGQ; encoded by the exons ATGTCCCAGGCAGGAG gagctgaggaggCCTTTGAACACCGTGATGTGGTCATCAACAGCCAGGACAAGGTTTCGGATGTGTACACACagctggagaagctgggggA GGGGAAATTCGGGACTGTGTACAGGCTGCAGGAAAAGGCCACGGGCAAAATCCGGGCTGGGAAATATTTCCGGACACGCACAGCAAAGGAGAAGCAGGCGGCGCGGGCTGAGGTGGAGCTGATGAACCTCCTGCATCACCCACGCCTCGTGCAGTGCCTCGACGCCTTCCAGGGCCCCGCTGAGCTGGTGATGGTGATGGAGTA CGTGGCAGGTGGGGAGCTCTTTGAGCGCATCGTGGACGATGACTTCGAgcacacagagcccagcagtgcccagtacGTGCAGCAGATCCTGGAGGGGCTGCAGTTCATGCACGGCCAGGCCATCGTCCACCTCGACCTCAAGCCCGAGAACATCGTCTGCGTCAGCCCCGGCAGCCACTGGATCAAGATCATCGACTTCGGCTTGGCACGGAAGCTGG ctgcagacacCCCCGTGAAGGTGTTGCACGGCACCCCCGAATTCATGGCTCCAGAAGTGGTCGCCTTTGAGCCCGTGAGCTTCTCCACAGACATGTGGAGTGTTGGTGTCATCTGCTACATCCT GCTGAGTGGGGAGTCGCCCTTCCAGGGGGACACCGACATGGAGACCCTGAGCAATGTCACAGCTGCCCAGTGGGACTTTGAGGAGGAGACCTTCTCAGAGATCTCCCAGCAAGCCAAGGACTTCATCAGCCAACTGCTGCAGAAGGACCCCTG ccGGCGGCTCCCCAGTGCGGGggctctgctgcacccctggctgcagcacccccagcccagcagccccagggtgcTGTCCAAGGAGAGGATCAGGCAGTTCCTGGCACGCCGGAAGTGGCAG AAAACAGGGAAAGCCCTGCTGGCCCTCAAGAGGCTGACCCTGCTGTCCCAGAGCGTGGAGGGGAAGGCATCAGAGGCTCAGGATGAGGAAG gcctgggctgcagcctggagaaggaacaGCCCCCCAGAGCTCTGCCCCAACGAGGTGCCAACCCCTTGGAGCTGCTGACAGaccgggaggaggaggatggtggGAGCTTTGCAGCCTCAGGGCAGTGA